Proteins from a single region of Chryseobacterium sp. W4I1:
- a CDS encoding DUF4349 domain-containing protein, whose protein sequence is MKKFILLAALSSTFIMCKKGGKAESTIEETVHAADSAATSVSETVNSLSNTADKVFDSANIKIRDLEGTTGEIKEKIENTSKIVDSLTDKIASTKLESKIEKKDSAEKKSEKIVVNVPAPKIIKETKIIYKDKPKNDSYELKNRMIKTGLLSLKAGNAETVKELIKEETVKNSGYVKSEELSYISAEAADRTSSYTENNQKVYYMDIKVPIRNFDSLMNDLSNIGDIESKSIQVSGNSYADNTICSITVTLIDQSDDVKEPKTFGEKSLAAISSGWGVITSIFLFLLPLWPLFLIAGAIYYFYKKRNKKTNDNSPD, encoded by the coding sequence ATGAAAAAGTTTATATTACTTGCAGCGCTATCAAGCACTTTTATTATGTGCAAAAAAGGGGGAAAAGCAGAATCTACAATTGAAGAAACTGTACATGCTGCGGACAGTGCAGCTACCTCTGTTTCTGAAACCGTAAATTCCCTCAGTAATACCGCTGATAAGGTTTTCGATTCTGCTAATATCAAAATACGGGATCTGGAAGGAACTACAGGCGAAATAAAGGAGAAGATAGAAAATACATCGAAAATTGTAGATTCACTGACGGATAAGATTGCTTCTACGAAGTTAGAATCCAAAATTGAGAAAAAAGATTCTGCAGAGAAAAAAAGTGAAAAAATCGTGGTGAATGTTCCGGCACCAAAAATAATCAAGGAAACGAAGATTATCTACAAGGATAAACCTAAGAATGATAGTTATGAGCTTAAAAACAGAATGATAAAAACAGGATTGCTTTCTTTAAAAGCCGGCAATGCGGAAACGGTAAAAGAACTCATAAAAGAAGAAACCGTGAAAAACAGCGGTTATGTAAAAAGCGAAGAACTTTCCTATATCAGCGCAGAAGCAGCTGACAGAACATCTTCATACACCGAAAATAACCAGAAAGTATATTATATGGACATCAAAGTTCCAATCCGGAATTTCGACAGCTTAATGAATGATCTGAGTAACATTGGTGACATAGAAAGTAAAAGCATCCAGGTTTCCGGAAACAGCTATGCAGATAATACGATATGCAGCATCACAGTAACGCTTATTGACCAATCAGATGATGTGAAAGAGCCTAAAACTTTCGGTGAAAAATCACTGGCAGCTATTTCATCAGGTTGGGGCGTAATTACTTCTATCTTTCTTTTCCTTCTTCCGTTATGGCCTTTATTCCTGATTGCAGGGGCAATATATTATTTTTACAAAAAGAGGAATAAAAAAACGAATGACAACAGCCCTGATTAA
- a CDS encoding reprolysin-like metallopeptidase, whose protein sequence is MKKQLFLMGIFLISNVFLAQTNRLWKEVSQKNTSEIFENKTSILHPKIYNLDFDNLKNVLAKAPKRFAVKGKSDVIVSFPNSNGNLESFKVRENSNFDPELAAKYPDIKSYVGVSEDDPSSTIYFSISPLGLSSMEIYGNKSAVFIEPYTKDLSTYVVYKKSDKKESLDKFECTVLDVAQKGLDNSNLVARPNADDGKLRTFRLALSCTGEYTTYFGGTIAGALAAMNNTMTRVNGVFEKDFSARMIIIANNNAVIYTNAATDPYSPSAQMNNWNAQLQNTLTATIGEANYDIGHLFGATGGGGNAGCIGCVCTNGSKGSGYTSPANAIPSGDSFDIDYVAHEMGHQFGGNHTFSHNIESAGVNMEPGSGSTIMGYAGITNQDVQQHSDPFFHAISIQQITNNIKTKTCPVITNTGNTIPTANAGLDYTIPKGTPFMLTGTGTDGDGDALTYIWEQMDKAVAGQTGANSAATATKASGPTFRSWTPQTTPIRYFPTMTSVLTGATTTQGSAIPVEALSNVARTYDFRFTTRDNRAGGSGNNSDDMVVTVNATAGPFTVTSQNTAGVVWTEGQSYPITWSVANTTAAPVSTPNVTILLSKDGGITFSTVLVASTPNTGSYNYTVPGGLGTISNNARIMVKAVNNIFFNVNLQNFTINSSVVVNPPPNPRDPVIPTRIYQGLMIYPVPSNDGYVYIKADFPRQVPLRPYVVTYELFSMDGKLIVPKKTKYIFDQLVEQINLKHLPTESYMIHVTVDGEKIVKKLMMIPR, encoded by the coding sequence ATGAAAAAACAATTATTTTTGATGGGGATATTTCTTATTTCCAATGTCTTTTTAGCACAAACAAACCGGCTCTGGAAGGAAGTGTCTCAAAAAAATACTTCGGAAATCTTTGAAAATAAGACCAGCATTCTTCACCCCAAAATTTATAATCTTGATTTTGATAATTTAAAGAATGTTTTAGCGAAAGCACCCAAAAGATTTGCTGTTAAAGGAAAATCTGATGTTATTGTTTCTTTCCCAAATTCTAATGGCAACCTTGAAAGTTTCAAAGTAAGAGAGAACTCAAATTTCGATCCAGAATTAGCCGCAAAATATCCGGATATTAAATCTTACGTTGGTGTAAGTGAAGATGACCCTAGTTCTACTATTTATTTCAGTATTTCACCATTGGGATTATCTTCAATGGAGATTTATGGAAACAAATCAGCGGTTTTTATCGAGCCATATACAAAAGATCTTTCAACTTATGTTGTTTATAAAAAATCAGATAAAAAAGAGAGTTTAGATAAGTTTGAATGTACTGTGCTGGATGTTGCTCAAAAAGGTCTGGATAATTCTAATCTTGTCGCAAGACCAAATGCTGATGATGGAAAATTAAGAACTTTCAGATTAGCCTTATCTTGTACAGGTGAATATACAACCTATTTCGGAGGAACAATAGCGGGTGCATTGGCAGCAATGAACAATACAATGACTCGTGTAAATGGGGTTTTTGAAAAAGATTTCTCCGCAAGAATGATCATTATTGCAAACAATAATGCTGTAATTTATACTAACGCAGCTACAGACCCTTATTCTCCTTCAGCCCAAATGAATAACTGGAATGCTCAGCTACAGAATACTTTAACTGCGACAATTGGAGAAGCAAACTACGATATCGGCCATTTATTTGGAGCAACTGGTGGTGGTGGAAATGCTGGTTGTATTGGTTGCGTCTGTACAAATGGATCAAAAGGAAGTGGATATACTTCCCCGGCAAATGCTATTCCATCGGGTGATAGTTTTGATATTGATTATGTAGCCCATGAAATGGGACATCAGTTTGGAGGGAATCATACATTTTCTCATAATATTGAATCAGCAGGGGTAAATATGGAGCCCGGTTCAGGATCTACGATTATGGGGTATGCAGGGATTACCAACCAGGACGTGCAACAGCATTCAGATCCATTTTTTCATGCTATAAGTATTCAGCAGATTACCAATAATATTAAAACAAAAACCTGTCCGGTAATTACAAATACCGGAAATACTATTCCTACAGCTAATGCAGGATTAGATTATACCATTCCGAAGGGCACTCCATTTATGCTTACAGGAACGGGCACTGACGGAGATGGAGATGCTCTAACCTATATTTGGGAGCAAATGGATAAAGCTGTTGCCGGACAAACCGGAGCAAATTCTGCGGCAACTGCAACAAAAGCTTCTGGTCCTACTTTCAGATCTTGGACTCCACAAACTACTCCTATTAGATATTTTCCAACAATGACTTCAGTATTAACTGGAGCAACCACCACTCAAGGCTCGGCAATTCCTGTAGAAGCTTTATCAAATGTTGCCAGAACCTATGACTTCAGGTTTACAACTCGTGACAATAGAGCGGGAGGCTCTGGAAACAATTCTGATGATATGGTCGTTACAGTGAATGCAACTGCAGGTCCGTTTACAGTAACTTCACAAAATACTGCAGGGGTTGTCTGGACTGAAGGTCAGTCATACCCAATTACATGGAGTGTTGCCAATACAACAGCTGCTCCTGTAAGCACACCTAATGTAACAATTCTTTTGTCAAAAGACGGCGGTATCACTTTCTCAACTGTTTTGGTGGCAAGCACTCCTAATACCGGTTCTTATAATTATACTGTTCCAGGCGGTCTTGGTACAATTTCCAATAATGCCAGAATTATGGTGAAAGCTGTTAATAATATATTCTTTAATGTCAATTTACAGAACTTTACAATTAATTCATCAGTGGTAGTAAACCCACCACCAAATCCAAGAGATCCGGTAATACCTACAAGAATATACCAGGGGCTAATGATATATCCTGTGCCTTCCAATGATGGGTATGTGTATATCAAAGCAGATTTCCCTAGACAAGTACCACTTCGTCCTTACGTGGTTACTTATGAATTATTTTCAATGGATGGAAAGCTGATTGTTCCTAAAAAGACCAAATATATATTTGATCAACTTGTTGAACAGATTAACTTAAAACATTTGCCTACCGAATCCTATATGATTCATGTTACGGTAGACGGAGAGAAAATTGTTAAGAAATTAATGATGATACCTAGGTAA
- a CDS encoding peptide chain release factor 3: protein MSDLIKEIQKRKTFGIISHPDAGKTTLTEKLLLFGGAIQEAGAVKSNKIKKGATSDFMEIERQRGISVATSVLAFEYKDHKINILDTPGHKDFAEDTYRTLTAVDSVIVVIDVAKGVEEQTEKLVKVCRMRNIPMLVFINKLDREGKDAFDLLDEVEQKLGLRVVPLSIPIGMGSDFQGIYNIWENNIQLFLEEKKQKVGETIKFDDINDPSIDEVIGEKAAQSLRDELELVQSVYPEFSREEYMNGDLQPVFFGSALNNFGVRELLDAFIEIAPMPQPKESDTRLVKPEENNFTGFVFKIHANMDPKHRDRLAFVKIVSGTFKRNENYLLVRENKKMKFSSPNAFFADKKEVVDESFPGDIVGLHDTGSFRIGDTLTGGEKLSFKGVPSFSPEHFRYINNNDPLKAKQLAKGIDQLMDEGVAQLFTLEMNNRKIIGTVGALQYEVIQYRLEHEYGAKCTYEPLSMHKACWVEADEKSEEFKEFARLKQRFLARDKYNQLVFLADSSFTIHMTQEKFPNVKLHFISEFQQD, encoded by the coding sequence ATGTCAGACTTAATCAAAGAAATACAAAAAAGAAAGACTTTCGGGATCATTTCCCACCCGGATGCCGGAAAAACCACCCTTACGGAAAAATTACTTCTTTTCGGGGGCGCTATCCAGGAAGCTGGTGCAGTAAAGTCGAACAAAATAAAAAAAGGAGCTACCTCCGACTTTATGGAAATCGAAAGACAGAGAGGGATCTCTGTAGCGACTTCCGTATTGGCTTTTGAATATAAAGACCACAAAATCAATATTCTGGACACTCCAGGTCACAAAGATTTTGCTGAAGATACTTACCGAACTTTAACTGCTGTAGACTCCGTGATCGTTGTGATCGACGTTGCAAAAGGAGTTGAGGAACAGACTGAAAAACTGGTGAAGGTCTGCAGAATGAGAAATATCCCAATGCTTGTTTTCATTAATAAGCTTGACCGTGAGGGTAAGGATGCTTTCGACCTGTTGGATGAAGTGGAACAAAAATTGGGATTAAGAGTTGTTCCGTTATCTATTCCAATCGGTATGGGAAGTGACTTTCAGGGTATTTATAATATCTGGGAAAACAATATTCAGCTGTTCCTTGAAGAAAAGAAACAGAAGGTGGGTGAAACTATTAAGTTTGATGACATCAATGATCCTTCCATAGATGAGGTGATCGGCGAAAAGGCTGCCCAGAGTCTTAGGGATGAGCTTGAACTTGTACAGTCTGTGTATCCTGAATTCAGCCGTGAGGAGTATATGAATGGAGATTTGCAGCCTGTTTTCTTTGGATCGGCTTTAAATAATTTTGGGGTACGTGAGCTGCTGGATGCATTTATTGAAATTGCACCAATGCCTCAGCCTAAAGAAAGCGATACCCGCCTTGTAAAACCTGAGGAAAATAATTTTACAGGTTTTGTTTTCAAGATTCACGCTAATATGGATCCTAAACACAGAGACCGACTTGCCTTTGTAAAAATTGTTTCGGGAACATTCAAAAGAAATGAAAATTACCTGTTGGTAAGAGAAAACAAAAAGATGAAATTCTCTTCTCCGAATGCTTTCTTTGCTGATAAAAAGGAGGTTGTAGACGAGAGTTTCCCGGGAGATATTGTAGGTCTTCACGATACGGGAAGTTTCAGAATCGGAGATACATTAACGGGTGGTGAGAAATTAAGCTTTAAAGGTGTTCCTAGTTTCTCTCCGGAACATTTCCGTTATATTAACAACAACGATCCGCTTAAAGCCAAGCAATTGGCCAAAGGTATTGATCAGCTGATGGATGAAGGGGTTGCCCAGTTATTTACCCTGGAAATGAACAACAGAAAGATCATCGGTACTGTGGGAGCACTTCAGTATGAGGTTATTCAGTATCGTCTGGAGCATGAATATGGTGCAAAATGTACATATGAGCCACTTTCTATGCATAAGGCATGTTGGGTGGAGGCTGACGAAAAATCTGAGGAGTTTAAAGAATTTGCAAGATTGAAACAGCGTTTCCTTGCAAGAGACAAATATAATCAGCTGGTATTCCTGGCAGATTCTTCATTCACTATTCATATGACTCAGGAGAAGTTCCCGAATGTGAAACTGCATTTCATCAGTGAATTTCAACAAGATTAA